The Anopheles moucheti chromosome 3, idAnoMoucSN_F20_07, whole genome shotgun sequence genome contains the following window.
TAATGCTCTTTTAATGCCTTGCCTTGTATTCTTGAGAAACTCATTTTTTAACAATCGAACCTAAACAAATGTTCGTCAGCTGACTAACTGATGCATCGTAAGTAACTTTCAATATAGATTCGTTAGCAGCCAAGCACGTTTGATAGCCATTTCGTAAATTCCACAACTTGGAAGCGAACTGTTCCACAATCGTAAATATTCCCGACATATAGTCGCTGGCAAATGCATCAATCTCAGCCGCCTTGTTTTGCAGTTTTGCCAGAATCGCATCAGGTCCGGCTATAATGTTCTCTCCTTTGAAAACATCCAAAAGACTCTGGTAGAAAATTTCGGACTCATCTACCTCCAGCAGTTTTTGGGCATTCTTGAGCTCCTTATCAATGCTCTGCTCCACGTCGTTAATGCAATTCGTGTATCCTACGCCCGCCACGTTCATGTTGTTTTCCACAATTGTTTTAAGAAATCGAAGACAACTACGATCTACCGTTTCCGACTGATGATCCAGTTGATAGAGTATTTCATCCTCTAGAGCTATCGACGTATCGAGGGAACCTTGCTTGGCATTGAAAACTTGCTTGTAAAAATCGTCCGATTTTTCCACCAGGTTATACTTTGCCGAGTACACGAAGTTGATGATACGATACTTAATTTCTGCATGCTTCGGTTCAATCTCCTTCAGGCGTTCGACTATTGCCATCGAAGCCAAGCGTCCTGCTTCGACTGTAAGCATCTGCAAGGGACAAACAGAGTTCGTTAATACTGCATCACACCGTACAATACCTTACATTTTTCGTACGTTATTGAAACAATAACACATCCCGAACAGTGCAACCAACGCTAAAGACTTCATTGCTATCGGCAATAATGTAAGGTAGAAATACACCTTGGTGAGGTGATAACAAGATTGTTCTACCGCTTCCAAACACGTATTGATTTTATACTTTGCCCAAGATCCGTATTGTAAATCTTATAGCAGCAATAAATCTTATCGATGAATCCAGCGACCATCAAAAGATGGTGATACAATTATGATACATGATAGTGGCATGATTGAAAAGTCGTTACATTTGAAACGAGTCTCTCACACAGTGATCCTAAATGGCCGATTTTGCGTCAATGCATTTTATTGGTGTGGCGGTACAGGAAGCGTTACCGGAACTTACCGTATTAAGCAAAAAAGGAGAAGAACTCATAAAGTAAATTACACCGTACACGGCGTGGCAAAGCAATCGCGCCTAGCCAATAACAATAtacgatgtgaaaattcataGAATCTTTGTTCAATCATCCATTTCTAATCACTGtttactaaaaaaaatcagacACATTTCCGGCACACCTAGTCATAGTTGTTATAGTATCACACACGTAGCGTACACGGATATCTCCTGTCTTCCTGTCTGTATCTTTATTCCCTTTTTATAGCGTCTTTTTGCCAATCCGtcgattgattttatttgccaTTATCCCACCTACAAAGAGAGATAATCTTATCGTTTAAAGCTTTCGTCTTAAGCTGATAGCGATAATAATGTTGCCATCGTGACAGCAGGTCTATTAATTACGGCCAAATGACAAACGACGTAAGAATTCATGATGGATTGACCAGTGCACAATTCGCATTTCGGATCAACTGTATTGGTCAATAAGGAATTTAATCTCTGACCACAAAAGCTCACTTTGTTAATGATAAGGAAAAGGAACTTGCCTAATTTATCAGCTGACGGTAATTGAGCAAAATGGAAGGCAAATTTCCTTCAAGAAAAGAATTGCCAATTGCTAATAATTTTAACTAATTCAAGTATTTACAGCAGAACTAGTCAATTTCAACAATAATGTGAGAAGTGAGtgagaataataaataattaagaatcattttgcttttctttagaTTACTCAGTAAATCATCAGCCGGCACTTTGTGCactgaaaataaaatcattcttCAGGATCATTTCCTCAAGAACCTTCAATTGCAGCAGCGATTTTGATCATTAGCGATCACTTATACATTCCATCTTTACGAAATCTAAGCAGCACAGGCAAAGCGCTTGCTGAAGAAGGACGTTAGCTGTCATGAGGAGTCCGGATTATTTGCTACATATTATTAATACCAGATGGCTAGGATTCCAGATAGTTAGGacgagaaaaagaaataacaaaacatttgcttTGTACCCCAACGGTAGATCAATGATACCAACGGGAAAAGAGTCAAGATCGGTTTGAAGAAATGCAATGAGATCGGTGCCCTAAATTCAACacgttgtgcaatttttgtctGGTAGCCTCGATTGGAATGTATTTGTCAGCAAACCACACTTCGgttcatcaacaacatcaataACCGTTGTCGAATCCTTTGTTAGCCACAATACAAAGACAGCGCTAGACAACAAGAATCAGTTGCAGTGTCTGTTTCAAAGATTACTTCGGAGACTGTCGGGTGTATCATGCAATAATACGTTCTTGAATCCTTTCAAGAGAGCCTAAGCGCTAGATCATTAATTCTGAATTTTAGTTGACCTTAGTGCTTGGTTGGAACTAGCAGATCTTGATACATACCGAGCATGTTGATTATGAAGTGTTTCCATATGTCAAGTGTGTTCCAATCGTGGGAACGAATTATA
Protein-coding sequences here:
- the LOC128305090 gene encoding uncharacterized protein LOC128305090, giving the protein MKSLALVALFGMCYCFNNMLTVEAGRLASMAIVERLKEIEPKHAEIKYRIINFVYSAKYNLVEKSDDFYKQVFNAKQGSLDTSIALEDEILYQLDHQSETVDRSCLRFLKTIVENNMNVAGVGYTNCINDVEQSIDKELKNAQKLLEVDESEIFYQSLLDVFKGENIIAGPDAILAKLQNKAAEIDAFASDYMSGIFTIVEQFASKLWNLRNGYQTCLAANESILKVTYDASVSQLTNICLGSIVKK